A portion of the Bombina bombina isolate aBomBom1 chromosome 11, aBomBom1.pri, whole genome shotgun sequence genome contains these proteins:
- the CDIP1 gene encoding cell death-inducing p53-target protein 1 yields MASDPPPPYPGGPTAPLLEEKHVTPNIEENSQPPGVYPPSMPYFYPDTGPPPYEANPGYIAPNQGYYPPPGPYAPMGYYPPPPGQYPSPGAHATTVIVPPVAGPASTTTTVTVLQGEVFQGSPVQTVCPHCQQPIVTKISHEIGLMNFLLCCFCCVVGCDLGCCLIPCMINDLKDVTHTCPNCKAYIYTYRRMC; encoded by the exons ATGGCGAGCGACCCTCCCCCACCCTATCCAGGGGGTCCGACAGCCCCTCTCCTAGAGGAGAAACATGTAACACCCAATATTGaag AGAACAGTCAACCACCAGGGGTATATCCACCAAGCATGCCATATTTTTACCCTGATACAGGACCCCCACCTTATGAAGCAAACCCAGGGTACATTGCCCCAAACCAAG gttatTACCCTCCACCTGGACCCTATGCACCTATGGGATATTACCCACCTCCCCCGGGGCAGTACCCGTCTCCAGGGGCACACGCCACTACAGTGATAGTACCACCGGTAGCAGGTCCTGCATCTACAACCACTACAGTGACTGTGCTGCAAGGGGAGGTGTTCCAGGGCTCCCCAGTACAGACGGTGTGCCCTCACTGTCAGCAGCCTATCGTCACCAAAATCTCCCACGAGATTGGACTCATGAATTTCTTGCTGTGCTGCTTCTGTTGCGTTGTAGG gtgtgACCTAGGATGCTGCCTTATCCCTTGCATGATTAATGACCTGAAAGACGTCACCCACACCTGCCCAAACTGCAAGGCTTACATCTACACCTACCGGAGGATGTGCTAA